A window of Eubacteriaceae bacterium ES3 contains these coding sequences:
- a CDS encoding NAD(P)-dependent oxidoreductase, whose translation MCARLKKEKHDVFVLTGEDTGDIKSVHVFQDYRFAFNSESITSIMKSVTPEIVIFCGAQDESYDWENSTVYFVQYISGLMNILLCANAIMVKKFIYLSTCNVFDGNVEEVVNEMTIPIAVSERSKRILQGEQVCRTNLGGDKNFETIIVRLPEIYGIEGSYYTPGICAEMANVSLNRLIIEMDHSKKYNLMHLDDAVDGIYKVIISKSDVHLELPEVVHTDSSYKLNSVSMQEPIIHFTTDELNTQREIKEVFEKCSEITIESIEGDEQQDTVFQKKNYPKFESLTQKFYGFSPKYPLEAGICDFYKKFSKLAGDRNGNKNKRITNQTEKIKKIKKIFMPLIETVLAFIIVQMFIILTQRAVFHQVVDVYLLYVIVIAVTLGSMPAVIAFFLSVIGKLGLIFTDGNLIESITNYELYLWMIQLFLISILTGYIKDYYKRMMSNMKEENIYLKHELESVKEINTSNVEVKNVFEERLVNYRDSYAKVSEMLSELDELEAIAVMFKAAPVIAKIINSPDVAIYIYESKYDYCRLIAATTETVRKKGKSFKLQNFSGLSETIKTKGVFMNRTLKAGYPMLASGTYNEEKLEVIIMVWSMEIDKINLHVSNMLSMASKSIERSMSRAVTYMNSVKQDAYIAGTNILETKAFRNMLEIYCQGEYEGILEYSLLIVLFSEFSEEQLFKKLDHVTRETDYLGLGTDGKVYVLLTNSNELETKNVIGRFAENGIDVASVKRETGKTVDEVFTKVLI comes from the coding sequence TTGTGTGCTCGATTGAAAAAGGAGAAACATGATGTATTTGTCCTGACAGGTGAGGATACAGGGGATATTAAATCAGTTCATGTTTTTCAAGATTATAGGTTTGCATTTAACAGCGAAAGTATAACAAGTATTATGAAGAGTGTGACGCCGGAAATTGTTATTTTTTGTGGTGCTCAGGATGAGAGTTATGATTGGGAAAACTCAACAGTATATTTTGTTCAGTATATTTCTGGTTTGATGAACATTCTTTTGTGTGCAAATGCAATAATGGTTAAAAAGTTTATTTATTTATCAACCTGCAATGTTTTCGATGGAAATGTCGAAGAGGTAGTTAACGAAATGACAATCCCGATAGCAGTAAGCGAGCGATCAAAGAGAATCCTTCAAGGCGAGCAGGTTTGCCGAACTAATCTGGGTGGGGATAAGAATTTCGAAACTATAATTGTTCGTTTGCCGGAGATATATGGTATCGAAGGAAGCTACTACACACCTGGCATCTGTGCTGAGATGGCAAATGTTAGTTTAAATCGGCTGATAATAGAAATGGATCACTCCAAAAAATATAATCTGATGCATCTTGACGATGCGGTGGATGGCATTTACAAAGTTATCATTTCGAAAAGTGATGTTCATTTAGAATTACCGGAAGTTGTACATACAGATAGTAGTTATAAATTAAACAGTGTCAGTATGCAGGAACCAATTATTCATTTTACAACCGATGAATTGAATACTCAAAGAGAAATTAAGGAAGTCTTTGAAAAATGCAGTGAGATTACTATTGAAAGTATTGAGGGAGATGAACAACAGGATACGGTTTTTCAGAAAAAAAACTATCCCAAATTTGAATCTTTAACTCAAAAATTTTACGGATTTTCACCCAAGTATCCCCTAGAGGCGGGCATTTGCGATTTTTATAAAAAATTCAGTAAATTAGCCGGTGACCGAAACGGCAATAAAAATAAAAGAATAACCAATCAAACGGAGAAAATAAAAAAAATAAAAAAAATCTTTATGCCGTTAATTGAAACGGTACTTGCATTTATTATTGTCCAGATGTTTATAATTCTGACTCAAAGAGCGGTTTTCCATCAGGTTGTTGATGTTTATCTATTGTATGTCATTGTGATTGCTGTTACGCTTGGTTCGATGCCCGCGGTCATAGCGTTTTTTTTAAGTGTAATAGGGAAGCTTGGTCTGATTTTTACGGACGGAAATTTAATTGAGAGTATTACGAATTATGAATTGTATCTATGGATGATTCAGCTATTCCTGATTTCAATTTTGACAGGCTACATTAAAGATTACTACAAGCGGATGATGTCAAATATGAAGGAGGAAAACATTTATTTAAAACATGAGCTGGAGAGTGTTAAAGAAATTAATACCAGCAATGTCGAAGTGAAAAATGTGTTTGAAGAAAGACTAGTCAATTATCGGGACAGCTATGCTAAAGTATCCGAGATGTTGTCTGAATTAGATGAACTGGAAGCAATTGCGGTTATGTTTAAAGCAGCACCCGTTATTGCAAAAATTATCAATAGTCCAGATGTTGCAATCTATATCTATGAGTCAAAATATGATTACTGTCGTTTAATCGCAGCAACTACTGAAACCGTACGAAAAAAGGGCAAAAGTTTCAAACTGCAAAACTTTTCTGGTTTGTCGGAAACAATAAAAACCAAGGGCGTTTTTATGAACCGGACGTTGAAGGCTGGCTATCCAATGCTGGCATCTGGGACCTATAATGAGGAAAAGCTTGAAGTTATCATTATGGTTTGGTCAATGGAAATTGATAAAATTAATCTGCATGTCAGCAATATGTTAAGTATGGCCAGCAAGTCAATAGAGCGGTCAATGTCTCGAGCCGTAACTTATATGAACTCGGTTAAGCAGGATGCCTATATTGCCGGAACCAACATATTGGAAACGAAAGCATTCCGAAATATGCTGGAGATTTACTGTCAGGGGGAATATGAAGGGATTTTAGAGTACTCTTTACTGATTGTATTATTTTCCGAATTTTCAGAAGAACAGCTTTTTAAAAAGCTTGATCATGTGACACGGGAAACAGATTATTTGGGACTTGGAACAGATGGGAAAGTTTACGTTTTACTGACAAATTCTAATGAGCTTGAAACAAAAAATGTGATTGGGCGGTTTGCTGAAAATGGGATAGATGTTGCTTCAGTGAAGCGTGAAACGGGTAAAACGGTGGATGAAGTCTTTACCAAAGTCTTAATATAA
- a CDS encoding glycosyltransferase family 2 protein, which translates to MSKVSLTRSGVLIIVPAYNEEESIGPFLETRSLSQIAMQADWLIVNDASTDQTAVIAGKYDVKVISQVYNMGYGAALQLGYKYAVEQGYEYVLQLDADGQHDIRNLDLVYKRLTDEENPYDIVIGSRFLEKSVSYPIDPLRKMSILFFRTVIKWVGKADISDPTSGLQGLGKTAFEYYAKFGQFDYKYPDVNMIMQMLLQGFKIAECEAIMHPRKAGVSMHVGIWKPCKYIVLMFLSTINAIARNN; encoded by the coding sequence ATGAGTAAAGTAAGTTTGACGAGAAGTGGTGTTCTGATTATTGTTCCTGCCTACAATGAAGAAGAAAGTATCGGTCCGTTTCTTGAGACCAGATCATTATCACAGATTGCAATGCAGGCAGATTGGCTGATTGTTAATGATGCTTCAACAGATCAAACTGCAGTAATTGCTGGTAAATATGACGTAAAAGTGATCAGTCAGGTTTATAACATGGGCTATGGGGCAGCCCTTCAGCTGGGATATAAATATGCCGTTGAACAGGGTTATGAGTATGTTTTGCAACTGGATGCCGATGGACAGCATGATATCAGGAATCTAGATCTGGTGTACAAACGATTAACGGATGAAGAAAATCCCTATGATATAGTTATTGGTTCAAGATTTCTGGAAAAAAGTGTATCTTATCCTATTGATCCATTGCGCAAAATGAGTATTTTGTTTTTTCGAACTGTGATCAAATGGGTGGGAAAGGCCGATATTTCGGATCCAACCAGCGGTTTACAGGGACTTGGCAAAACAGCATTTGAATACTATGCAAAATTTGGTCAATTTGACTACAAGTATCCGGATGTCAATATGATTATGCAAATGTTACTGCAGGGCTTTAAAATTGCAGAATGTGAAGCGATTATGCATCCCCGAAAGGCGGGTGTTTCTATGCATGTAGGAATTTGGAAGCCATGCAAGTATATAGTGCTGATGTTTCTCAGTACAATCAATGCCATTGCCAGAAACAACTAA
- the pelF gene encoding GT4 family glycosyltransferase PelF gives MKICMIVEGAYPYVTGGVSSWVHQAITEMSEHEFVLITLGASRKEERKIKYRIPQNVIGAYEFFLQDEVEVTGNKQVRFKKREYEAFESLFFGDGADWETVMQYFKVHPTSLDAMLMGKEFLKMVMSYYRSNFKRVVFSDFLWTMRSIYLPLFSILTSKVPEADLYHCLSTGYAGVLGCMCKYFYNKPLLISEHGIYTREREEEIIKADWVRGIYKDLWINQFKKFSDISYQQADTITALYPGNRDLQVEFGCPPDKVRIIPNGIDVKDFEGIPGKNSDDPYINIGAILRVAPIKDVKTMLNAFAAAKKRNNRLKLWIMGPLDEQPEYVRECQDMVSYMEIRDVVFTGQINIKEYIGKMDFLVLSSLSEGQPLVILEGYAAKKPFIATNVGDCKGLIEGYQDGLGDAGVIVPVMNIAKMAEAMLLLAEKKEMRLKMGEAGYQRALNYGKSECFNSYRLLYKELIKNSKGGQKNGGYRL, from the coding sequence ATGAAAATATGTATGATTGTTGAAGGGGCTTATCCTTACGTTACTGGGGGTGTCTCGAGTTGGGTGCATCAGGCGATTACAGAAATGTCTGAACACGAATTTGTGCTCATTACGTTGGGTGCCAGCCGAAAAGAAGAAAGAAAAATTAAATATCGAATTCCTCAAAATGTAATTGGGGCATATGAGTTTTTTTTACAGGATGAGGTTGAGGTTACGGGAAATAAGCAGGTGCGATTTAAAAAGCGTGAATATGAGGCTTTTGAAAGTCTTTTTTTCGGTGATGGTGCAGACTGGGAAACCGTAATGCAGTATTTTAAAGTGCATCCAACTTCGCTAGATGCCATGCTGATGGGTAAAGAGTTTTTAAAGATGGTCATGTCCTATTATCGATCCAATTTCAAAAGGGTGGTCTTTTCTGACTTTTTATGGACCATGCGTTCCATCTATTTGCCCTTATTTTCGATACTGACATCTAAGGTGCCAGAGGCCGATCTTTATCATTGTCTGTCAACCGGTTATGCCGGGGTATTAGGGTGTATGTGCAAGTATTTTTACAATAAACCCTTGCTAATTTCCGAGCATGGCATCTATACAAGAGAGCGTGAGGAAGAAATTATTAAGGCGGATTGGGTAAGAGGGATTTACAAGGATCTATGGATTAACCAATTTAAAAAATTTTCTGATATATCTTATCAGCAGGCTGATACTATTACGGCCCTTTATCCAGGAAACCGAGATTTGCAGGTGGAATTTGGCTGTCCGCCTGATAAAGTCAGAATTATTCCCAATGGCATAGACGTTAAAGATTTTGAAGGTATACCTGGAAAAAATTCCGATGATCCATATATTAATATTGGAGCAATTTTGAGGGTGGCACCAATCAAAGATGTAAAAACGATGCTTAATGCCTTTGCTGCGGCAAAAAAGCGGAATAATCGACTTAAGTTATGGATTATGGGGCCTCTAGATGAACAGCCGGAATATGTTAGAGAATGTCAGGATATGGTTTCCTATATGGAAATCAGAGATGTTGTGTTTACCGGGCAGATTAATATTAAAGAATATATTGGCAAGATGGATTTTTTAGTGTTGAGCAGTTTAAGTGAAGGCCAACCGCTTGTTATTCTGGAAGGTTATGCAGCAAAAAAACCATTTATTGCTACCAATGTCGGCGACTGCAAGGGTCTTATTGAAGGATATCAGGATGGCTTGGGAGATGCTGGTGTGATCGTTCCGGTAATGAATATTGCAAAAATGGCAGAGGCCATGCTATTGCTGGCGGAAAAAAAGGAGATGCGCTTAAAAATGGGCGAAGCGGGCTATCAGAGAGCCTTGAATTATGGAAAAAGTGAATGCTTTAACAGCTATCGGTTACTGTATAAAGAATTAATAAAAAATAGTAAAGGGGGGCAAAAAAATGGCGGGTATCGGCTTTGA
- the pelG gene encoding exopolysaccharide Pel transporter PelG — translation MAGIGFELKRIFKQEGLSSILAGAAYSTLVVIGPTIMVMLTLLILYATVGYLKISYTERELLSSTILYIFVFGLIITGPINAVMSRYIADKFYEEKYEDILPSYYMGLLICMVIGAISGGIFCYRLITVGELEIVYVAIAYLMFMALITVFYSLTYLSATKDYKIIAMDFLIGMILAFVSVQFLRLGFGLTVRFAMLAGLLIGFSIIATLQMAYIRHYFVFRNKNYMECLGYFKNFKRLFFGTLFYTLGIYVHNFVFWTTPEHLVIADSFVTYQAYDMAACLGMFTSISAMVIFTVMAETNFHEIYQKYIESVIGDTLENIELNKRKMFRLLVQQIGYVVRVQAVISIVIFLLAIVFLPDYGFTGLEMTMYPALSAAFFGIFIMYCNIIFLYYFNDNTGTFMTGLIFLSGVLVGSLITKNLEPQFYGLGAFAGALLGWTYSFFRIRYLEKNFDYHIMCNSKIFDKKRKKTNVTDGLLVHKKDSYKQRKTSNVG, via the coding sequence ATGGCGGGTATCGGCTTTGAACTGAAGAGAATTTTTAAACAGGAAGGTCTTAGCAGTATCTTGGCAGGTGCCGCATACAGTACCCTGGTGGTTATTGGTCCGACAATAATGGTTATGCTGACACTTTTGATTTTATACGCGACGGTTGGATATTTAAAGATATCCTATACAGAAAGAGAACTGCTTTCGTCGACAATTTTATATATATTTGTCTTTGGACTCATTATCACTGGGCCTATTAATGCCGTTATGTCGCGATATATAGCCGATAAGTTTTATGAAGAAAAATATGAAGATATTTTACCTTCTTATTATATGGGACTTTTGATTTGCATGGTTATTGGGGCTATTTCCGGTGGGATTTTTTGCTATCGTCTGATAACAGTGGGAGAATTAGAAATCGTTTATGTGGCAATTGCTTATCTGATGTTTATGGCATTGATTACGGTGTTTTATTCACTGACATATTTATCGGCAACCAAGGACTATAAAATTATTGCTATGGATTTCCTGATTGGTATGATTTTAGCCTTTGTTAGTGTACAGTTTTTGAGACTTGGATTTGGGCTTACGGTGCGCTTTGCAATGCTTGCTGGACTACTAATCGGCTTTAGCATTATTGCAACACTGCAGATGGCTTATATTAGACATTATTTTGTGTTCAGAAATAAAAATTACATGGAATGTCTAGGTTACTTTAAAAATTTCAAACGATTATTTTTTGGAACACTGTTTTATACTCTTGGTATTTATGTACATAATTTCGTATTCTGGACTACACCAGAGCATTTAGTTATTGCCGATAGTTTTGTAACCTATCAGGCTTATGATATGGCGGCTTGTTTGGGTATGTTTACCAGTATCTCAGCAATGGTTATCTTTACCGTTATGGCAGAAACAAATTTTCATGAAATATATCAGAAGTACATAGAATCGGTCATTGGGGATACGCTGGAAAATATTGAGCTTAATAAAAGGAAAATGTTTCGATTGCTGGTTCAGCAAATAGGGTATGTTGTAAGGGTTCAGGCGGTCATTTCAATTGTTATTTTTTTATTGGCGATTGTATTTTTACCCGATTACGGTTTTACCGGCCTCGAGATGACAATGTATCCAGCACTTTCGGCGGCTTTTTTCGGTATTTTTATAATGTACTGTAACATCATTTTTTTATATTATTTTAATGACAATACCGGAACCTTTATGACGGGCCTTATCTTTTTATCAGGTGTACTGGTCGGAAGCCTGATTACCAAAAATCTGGAGCCACAGTTTTATGGTCTGGGAGCTTTTGCTGGTGCCCTTTTGGGGTGGACATATAGTTTTTTCAGAATCCGCTATCTTGAGAAGAATTTTGACTATCATATTATGTGCAACAGCAAAATATTTGATAAAAAGCGTAAAAAGACAAATGTGACAGATGGTCTGCTGGTTCATAAAAAAGATTCATATAAACAGAGGAAGACTTCAAATGTTGGTTAG
- a CDS encoding DUF2304 domain-containing protein has translation MSIFVNIGTVLVGIIVIIIVFRLMIEKKMSESQSVLWIAIGLIAIVLGVFPSVIPMIAAKLGIWYPPAVLLLVVSIGLLLIVFRNSIVASIHSDELHELAIQIALLKDENKELKMQLSEIKTEEVDCH, from the coding sequence TTGAGTATATTCGTTAATATTGGAACTGTATTAGTCGGAATTATAGTAATTATTATTGTTTTCCGTCTGATGATTGAGAAAAAAATGTCCGAATCGCAATCAGTATTATGGATTGCAATTGGATTGATTGCAATTGTCCTTGGAGTTTTTCCCAGTGTAATTCCAATGATCGCTGCAAAACTGGGAATATGGTATCCTCCGGCAGTGCTGTTACTAGTTGTTTCAATTGGATTATTATTGATTGTTTTTAGAAATTCAATCGTGGCTTCAATTCATTCAGATGAACTGCATGAGCTGGCAATTCAGATCGCTTTGTTGAAGGATGAAAATAAGGAATTGAAAATGCAGTTAAGCGAAATAAAAACGGAAGAGGTTGATTGTCATTAA
- a CDS encoding glycosyltransferase family 2 protein, which translates to MLVSIIIPVYNMEKYLERCVKSALAQTHQELQIILVDDGSTDDSPAMCDEYAGMDCHINTIHKQNAGLGYARNTGLKMAKGVYVFFLDADDWLPKDAIELLVHSSYNATFDVIRGVHYIQKGTSSQLAKFTFSEGVVNRNGSIAEKERYRQIKTSSTFGYAWGALFKRSFLLKYKLDFDDNRKIFLEDTLFNLKLFANKPKYYVICKPVYYYLIQEVSLSSNSKQGDDERLLLLLKTYTEYLKNIGAEKENLDLIVPLLARHFCFCVAKSLTFENSSFKTVKEVIITFGENSVVSSLLAQKGAIRYLKMISSKAEMLFYAFCLFFLKHKAWGFLAMLFLVLRPFLNQYIKTHLKV; encoded by the coding sequence ATGTTGGTTAGTATCATAATTCCTGTTTATAATATGGAAAAATATTTAGAACGCTGTGTAAAAAGTGCGCTCGCACAAACCCATCAGGAACTACAGATTATTTTGGTTGATGATGGCTCAACTGACGATTCGCCAGCAATGTGTGATGAATATGCGGGAATGGATTGTCATATTAATACGATTCACAAACAAAATGCCGGTTTAGGGTATGCGCGAAACACAGGGCTGAAAATGGCGAAAGGTGTGTACGTTTTTTTTCTTGATGCAGATGATTGGCTGCCGAAAGATGCTATTGAATTATTGGTGCATAGTTCGTATAATGCGACATTTGATGTAATCAGAGGTGTGCATTATATTCAAAAGGGGACAAGTTCACAGTTGGCAAAGTTTACTTTTTCAGAGGGTGTTGTCAATCGGAATGGGAGTATAGCTGAAAAGGAGCGCTATCGGCAGATTAAAACCAGCAGTACATTTGGTTATGCCTGGGGTGCTTTGTTCAAACGTTCGTTTTTGTTGAAGTATAAATTGGACTTTGATGACAATCGAAAGATTTTTTTAGAAGATACTTTATTTAATTTAAAATTATTTGCTAACAAGCCCAAGTATTATGTGATTTGTAAACCTGTTTACTACTACTTGATTCAAGAAGTATCTTTATCAAGTAATTCTAAGCAAGGCGATGATGAAAGGTTGCTTTTGCTTCTAAAAACATATACAGAATATCTCAAAAATATAGGTGCTGAAAAAGAGAATTTAGATTTAATCGTACCATTGCTTGCAAGACATTTCTGTTTTTGTGTGGCTAAAAGTTTGACTTTTGAGAATAGTAGTTTTAAAACAGTTAAAGAAGTAATTATTACGTTTGGAGAAAATAGTGTTGTCAGCAGTTTGTTGGCACAAAAAGGTGCCATCAGATACTTGAAAATGATATCCAGTAAAGCAGAGATGTTATTCTACGCCTTTTGTCTTTTCTTTTTAAAACATAAGGCATGGGGATTTCTGGCGATGTTATTTTTAGTATTGAGGCCTTTTCTCAATCAATATATTAAAACCCATCTGAAAGTTTAG
- a CDS encoding integrase core domain-containing protein, whose translation MQRSYSKKAFPWDNACIESFHSLLKREWIKRFKISDFKHAYRLVFEYIESFYNTRRIHSHCDFMSPDDFEKLFAKLNKSDLQLAG comes from the coding sequence ATGCAGCGAAGCTACTCTAAAAAGGCATTTCCCTGGGACAATGCATGTATTGAATCTTTTCATTCCCTGCTTAAACGGGAATGGATAAAGCGCTTTAAAATCAGTGATTTCAAGCATGCCTATCGGCTTGTATTTGAATATATTGAATCCTTTTATAATACAAGACGGATTCACAGTCATTGCGATTTTATGTCGCCCGATGATTTTGAAAAACTATTTGCAAAATTGAACAAATCAGATTTGCAATTAGCTGGTTAA
- a CDS encoding glycosyltransferase family 2 protein encodes MLVTIIIPVYNMALYLNKCMQSVSNQTYKELQIILVDDGSKDSSPIMCDEYKKNDNRIEVIHKVNGGLGFARNSGVKKARGEYIFFLDADDWIPDDSIEKLVAVVKTYPYDIIKGLHYLVKKDKTTLTVYSYSSGVVKRNGNKEETERYQKIKTKSTFGSAWAALYKRTFLIENYLQFDENKVIFLEDMLFNLKAFSHQPEYYVLCYPVYYYLVRQGSIMNSRRKNLSTQLLNLNRSYCTYLQERGWVEDNMDLIIQQLARYFCWSVSDTTAVAKNKFLETKAVIEEFGNDQAVVKILSKKNVLKYLKKMDNKADVFFYSVCMFLLKYKYFKALTMMFVAIDPIMKRYKSKKTRA; translated from the coding sequence ATGTTAGTTACAATTATAATACCAGTTTATAACATGGCGTTATATTTAAATAAATGTATGCAAAGTGTGTCAAATCAAACATATAAGGAACTACAGATTATTTTGGTTGATGATGGTTCAAAGGATAGCTCTCCGATAATGTGTGATGAATATAAAAAAAATGACAACCGAATTGAAGTGATTCATAAGGTCAATGGGGGATTGGGCTTTGCCAGAAACAGCGGAGTGAAAAAGGCAAGAGGAGAATATATTTTCTTTTTAGATGCAGATGATTGGATTCCCGATGACAGTATCGAAAAACTGGTCGCGGTGGTTAAAACTTATCCCTATGATATCATAAAAGGGCTGCATTATTTAGTGAAAAAGGATAAAACAACATTAACTGTCTATTCATATTCTTCTGGTGTTGTGAAACGAAATGGAAATAAAGAAGAAACTGAACGCTACCAGAAAATAAAAACTAAGAGCACCTTTGGCTCTGCATGGGCGGCACTGTATAAAAGAACATTTTTGATAGAAAATTATCTGCAATTTGACGAAAATAAAGTCATTTTTTTAGAGGATATGCTGTTCAATCTAAAAGCATTTTCTCATCAACCTGAATATTATGTACTTTGCTATCCTGTCTATTATTACCTAGTTCGTCAAGGTTCGATAATGAACAGTCGACGTAAAAATTTGTCAACCCAACTATTAAATTTAAATCGCTCTTACTGTACTTATCTGCAGGAAAGGGGATGGGTAGAGGATAACATGGATTTGATCATTCAACAGTTGGCAAGGTATTTTTGCTGGTCGGTTTCTGATACAACTGCAGTGGCAAAAAACAAATTTTTGGAAACAAAGGCAGTCATTGAGGAATTTGGTAATGATCAAGCAGTTGTTAAGATTCTGTCTAAAAAAAATGTGTTAAAGTATTTAAAAAAAATGGATAATAAAGCGGATGTATTTTTTTACAGCGTTTGCATGTTTTTGTTAAAATATAAGTATTTTAAAGCATTAACGATGATGTTTGTAGCAATTGATCCGATCATGAAGCGGTATAAAAGTAAAAAGACCAGAGCTTAG
- a CDS encoding DUF2194 domain-containing protein — MKEPIFIGQRLRKRIFTVITVILFLLLIIFQVTGNFSFIRYHDPEEILLEEMENAYLDEMALEVKSLGGFTSSVDPEILVINEEYAQSNMEVSAILETLDCMKVKYMCLTRAEVQSQNSLQIPNSIETVIISGDTEGDTLSQSQIEWLNQKGINFIYTSMPKAAGIEKNNLYGLMGIKALNGIIEQVGMRFTDDVFLGGLLEVKDIKYQLEDVELMASCKEYAYGLKVKDEEVVERNEQLPPLLWRNTYGDSKVFVVNGDYFTSNMGYGLLTAMLVSLHGDNYMYPVANMSVMIFDSIPYDGLANEELLQELYSRDSLQFQTDILLPSLISTCRRLDIIPTFYTSSDETLRQMDYFRRSILDLHGELIFSESAQVSARDISIPEGKIWDQYPDIPVIITGFEKSDADILRLYSISSTFGAIIHRVDTAEVIVPETEADNWVNVEKEFSKYIALYLDDFAPLEELTASDASIRFMEYRYMMPTITYEENKILAKIDNMTDQASFVLRTDKEIEEVDGGQYYEIDENAYLIETTNEEFSIQLKNPENDIFQGNFLSVQK; from the coding sequence ATGAAAGAACCAATTTTTATAGGACAACGTCTGCGAAAAAGAATTTTTACAGTTATTACGGTAATTCTTTTTCTGTTACTTATTATTTTTCAGGTGACCGGCAATTTTTCTTTTATTCGCTATCACGATCCGGAAGAAATCTTACTGGAAGAGATGGAAAATGCTTACCTGGATGAAATGGCGCTAGAAGTAAAGTCTCTTGGTGGCTTTACTTCAAGTGTTGATCCAGAGATTCTTGTGATTAACGAGGAATATGCACAAAGTAATATGGAAGTATCGGCGATTCTTGAAACTCTGGATTGTATGAAAGTCAAATATATGTGTTTAACACGAGCTGAAGTTCAAAGTCAGAATTCTTTGCAGATACCGAATTCGATAGAAACTGTGATTATTTCGGGTGATACCGAAGGGGATACACTTTCACAAAGTCAAATTGAATGGCTAAATCAGAAGGGTATTAATTTTATTTATACTTCAATGCCGAAAGCTGCGGGGATAGAAAAAAATAATCTTTATGGGCTTATGGGCATTAAGGCTTTAAATGGGATTATTGAACAGGTGGGTATGCGTTTTACCGATGATGTTTTTCTTGGCGGGCTTCTGGAAGTAAAAGATATTAAATATCAGCTGGAGGATGTTGAGTTAATGGCGTCCTGCAAGGAATATGCTTACGGTTTAAAGGTTAAAGATGAAGAGGTTGTCGAGCGAAATGAACAGTTGCCGCCACTGTTGTGGAGGAATACCTATGGTGACAGCAAAGTGTTTGTGGTAAATGGAGACTACTTTACATCGAATATGGGCTATGGCTTATTGACGGCCATGCTTGTTTCACTCCATGGCGATAACTATATGTATCCGGTGGCAAATATGTCGGTTATGATATTTGACTCCATTCCTTATGATGGCTTGGCCAATGAAGAATTGCTGCAAGAATTATACAGCCGGGATTCTTTGCAGTTTCAAACAGATATTCTGCTGCCCAGTTTAATCAGTACTTGTCGACGGTTGGATATTATTCCGACATTTTATACCTCATCAGATGAAACGTTAAGACAAATGGATTATTTTCGCAGATCAATCCTTGATTTGCACGGGGAGTTGATCTTTTCAGAATCTGCCCAGGTCAGTGCCAGGGATATCTCGATTCCCGAAGGAAAAATATGGGACCAGTATCCTGATATACCGGTTATTATAACTGGATTCGAGAAAAGCGATGCCGATATTTTACGGCTATATTCGATCAGTTCAACTTTTGGTGCAATTATCCATCGCGTCGATACAGCCGAAGTGATTGTTCCCGAAACTGAAGCCGACAATTGGGTAAATGTTGAAAAAGAGTTTTCTAAGTATATCGCCTTATATCTAGATGATTTTGCGCCTCTTGAGGAATTAACAGCATCAGATGCGTCGATACGCTTTATGGAATATCGTTATATGATGCCGACAATTACATATGAAGAAAATAAAATTTTAGCTAAAATTGATAATATGACGGACCAGGCAAGTTTTGTGCTTCGTACGGATAAAGAGATTGAAGAGGTGGATGGCGGTCAGTATTATGAGATAGATGAAAATGCTTATTTAATTGAAACAACGAATGAAGAATTCTCAATTCAATTAAAAAATCCGGAAAACGATATCTTTCAGGGGAATTTTTTAAGTGTGCAGAAGTGA